The genomic region CTTTGGTTAACTCAAGACTAACAGTGCGAGAACCAAACCCAATAACAAACGGCTTAGACAAGTCATTCCCGCGAAGGCGGGAATCAAGCTCTTATGGTCTTGGGTAGGTCGCGGCTTCAGCCCGACGCGGAATTTCTGATATACGATTTGTTTTGTGTTTTCAATGTCATTTGAAAATAATCACAGTATTTCGCGTTGGTGCTGGTAGGGAGTAAGGAAGTCTTTTAGTATTCATTGAGAGTGACTCATCGCCTAGAGATAATCGAACATTCGTACTATTAAAATGCCATGTATTGGAAAGGGACAATGATAGAAACTGAACGATTAATTCTGCTTAAACCAAACCAAAATGATCGGGACGTCATTTCTGAAATACTCTCGTGCCCAAAACAAACTAAGTACCTTCCAAATGAAGCGCCATATTCACAAACCCAACAGAAAGCGTACTTAGATAAGCGCATTACTCATTGGGAAAATAATGGTTTCGGTACTTTTATTATTTGTTTTAAAGATAATCCTCACATCAAGCTAGGTTTTGTTGGTGCTGAATACGCTCCAAACCCAAATTATGTAGATATTCGGTTCGGTATCACCAAAGAGTTTGAAGGGAAGGGCTTTGTCACTGAAGCAGCAAGAGCGTTGGCAATTTGGTTTTTCGCTAACACTCAACACGAAAAGCTTTATGGGGTTTCAATGGTCGATAATGTTGCTTCTAAAGCTGTTCTAAAGAAACTTGGCATGACGCCAGAGAAAAACGTAGACCTTTATAATTGCGAAGGGCTGGACAACTATAGCCTAGAGGCACATACGGCATAATAATCACAGGTTGACGCGCAACTTCGTAGCGTCGAACTGACTTCCTCGTAGTAATCGTAGGCCGCTTCTTTAGCCCGACGTGGAATTTATGCTCCATTCAAACGCTTTGTATTCCCGACCTTTTTTCCGCTCTGCTGAGCGGGTAACTTTTGTCCAGAGCCACAAAAGTAACCAAAAGGTCTCTTTGTCGGGCTATCGCCCAAACGTCTCATTTATGTTGTTTAAGATTAGGTTTAGCAACACGACTTTTATCGTAAGGCATAGATTGTTTTTGCAGGTTTGAGAGAAGTTATTTTTAACTGACCCTGAAACTCCATAAAGTCGCGCAACTTCGTCGCGTCGAACTGAGTTTTGTATAGTTAATCGTAGGGTGCGATGATGGAGGCACGATCGCTTTATGTAATATAAGAGTGCCGTTGAAAGCGAAGCTTTCATTGTGGGTCGCGTTTTCTGCTCGACAAACAATGGACCCAGAGCGAATAAAAAACTGTGTTTTCTGTCTGTATATACAGTTTATTTTTTTATAGTGTACTTTCTTGCGCGTTTAGCTATTTTAAATAAACTAGTTGTACGCGTTTTGTACTGGTAGAAAATAAGAAAGTCTTTTAGTATCAATGGATAAGAATATCCGCAACAGAAATAACGCGCTGTGGATAAATGAAATAACACGCATGCTCGTTTTTACAGTTTAAGCTTTTGTTGGTATCTCTATTAATGGCTTTATAGTCAGTGACTTATAGTGATGTTAAGAAAGTTTTAAATATGTGTAAACACGCATGCGTATTAATAAAATGTTAGCCACTCAAGGAGTTATAGTGAAGTTCCAGATACCAAGCAAAAAAACTGGATATTATCCGGAAGTCATTTCACTGCTCAAAAACATGGAATGTTCAAATTCTGGACACAGTGAGTTAGGCCTGAATCATCCTGCGGATGTTTTCTATTTCTCATTTTTAGAAGTGATTGATAGCGCGAAGAGGTTGCTGGAAAGATTGAGTAGTGATGCTTTAAAGAGAAAGGAGAGCCACGCCTATACACCTGACAATCTCGAGGACTACAGAGTAGATATATTTAATCTTATATTCTTTTCTGCAAATTTCATTGAGGCCTGCCAATCTATCTTAAAGTCGGTGCTACATAAGGATGAAAAATTTACTAAGGCATCAAGAGAATTTAAAGATCTAACTTCATCTTATCGAGCCCATGTCTCAAAAATAATAAATGAGATAAAGCATAAGCATAGAAGGGTGAGGCCATTTTCATCATCATGGGATGCTAACTTGGTTGTTGGATACTATATAGAGGGTGTTCTCCCTGGAGGCACATTAGGGGCTGATGAATCGCCACTAATTAGCTAGACACCTTTTAGTTAGATAAAATGATCTAATTGAGAGGTATTTATGAGCAAAACACGTTACCCAGAACAATTCAAAATTGAAGCGG from Marinomonas rhizomae harbors:
- a CDS encoding GNAT family N-acetyltransferase, with the translated sequence MIETERLILLKPNQNDRDVISEILSCPKQTKYLPNEAPYSQTQQKAYLDKRITHWENNGFGTFIICFKDNPHIKLGFVGAEYAPNPNYVDIRFGITKEFEGKGFVTEAARALAIWFFANTQHEKLYGVSMVDNVASKAVLKKLGMTPEKNVDLYNCEGLDNYSLEAHTA